A genomic segment from Methanoplanus limicola DSM 2279 encodes:
- a CDS encoding M24 family metallopeptidase → MHKKVPAPELKRRMTRFRDEMLRIDPDWEMAAVFSKINQYYFAGTMQDGVLLIPSDGEAEFFVRRSFERAKEESNFPVIKQMRSYRDAASDMGLAPKKIYTEKEIVPLSLMERFTKHFPAQEILGVDNIILKLRSVKSRYELDYIREAGKIHRFVLEDVVPGLLRARMTEADLGTELYRALLDEGHQGIIRFRAFDTDFMLGQIAFGENSLNPTNFDSPSGFLGMGISVPVLGSRRRKLKNGDLVFIDIGCGVCGYHTDKTMTYMMNSHPKNDISDINDRLYDIQMETAKLLKPGAIPSEIYDTVMDSIEPEFLDNFMGFKNRRASFLGHSIGLQIDELPVIAKGFDEPIEKNMVFAIEPKKGIEGFGMVGTENTFIVTAKGGESVTGLHPGLMVID, encoded by the coding sequence ATGCATAAGAAAGTGCCGGCACCAGAGCTTAAGAGGCGTATGACACGCTTCAGGGATGAGATGTTACGTATAGATCCTGACTGGGAAATGGCGGCAGTTTTCAGTAAAATTAATCAGTATTATTTTGCAGGGACGATGCAGGACGGGGTTTTGCTTATACCTTCCGATGGTGAGGCTGAATTTTTTGTACGAAGGAGTTTTGAGAGGGCTAAAGAAGAATCAAATTTTCCGGTTATAAAACAGATGAGAAGTTACAGGGATGCTGCATCTGATATGGGTTTGGCTCCAAAGAAGATCTACACTGAAAAAGAGATTGTCCCCCTCTCACTTATGGAAAGATTTACAAAGCACTTCCCTGCACAGGAGATTTTAGGTGTTGACAATATAATACTAAAACTCCGGTCAGTAAAAAGCAGGTATGAACTGGATTATATTCGAGAAGCCGGAAAGATTCACAGGTTTGTCCTTGAAGATGTGGTTCCCGGCCTTTTAAGGGCGAGAATGACTGAAGCTGATCTTGGTACTGAATTATACCGTGCATTGCTTGATGAGGGCCATCAGGGCATAATCAGATTCAGGGCATTTGATACCGATTTTATGCTTGGGCAGATTGCGTTTGGTGAAAACTCCTTAAACCCCACCAATTTTGACAGTCCGAGCGGATTTCTGGGCATGGGAATTTCAGTGCCTGTTCTTGGAAGCAGAAGGCGAAAGCTAAAGAACGGAGATCTTGTATTTATTGATATTGGATGTGGTGTGTGTGGGTACCATACAGATAAGACGATGACTTATATGATGAACAGCCATCCTAAAAATGATATTTCCGATATTAATGACCGGCTGTATGATATTCAGATGGAGACTGCAAAGCTCTTAAAGCCGGGTGCAATACCTTCTGAAATATATGATACTGTTATGGATTCTATTGAACCGGAATTTCTGGATAATTTCATGGGATTTAAAAACCGTCGGGCAAGTTTTCTCGGTCACAGTATAGGTCTTCAGATTGACGAACTTCCGGTAATAGCAAAAGGATTTGATGAACCCATTGAGAAGAATATGGTCTTTGCGATTGAGCCTAAGAAGGGAATAGAAGGATTTGGTATGGTTGGGACTGAAAATACATTTATTGTAACTGCCAAAGGTGGCGAGAGTGTGACAGGTCTTCATCCCGGACTTATGGTGATTGACTGA
- a CDS encoding S8 family serine peptidase, producing the protein MMNPDTPVKLMSGSYAVKDGNKINESVKAGQNSENLIREENIIRDYSDAGIPGLKVVKIPDNSSLDETLEVYSNNPEVLYAEPNYIYYAHDIPDDPDFGQLWGLQNDGQYVYGASGTPGADIDALNAWNITTGSDEVVIAVIDTGVLLTHPDLKDNIWENPGEVIDGIDNDNNGYIDDIHGWDFYSDDNDPTDLNGHGSHCAGIIAGVGNNSIGITGVMWDAKIMPLRFLGADGSGSTADAIDAIIYARNNGADIISNSWGGGGYSVALEDAIRDFAGPAICSAGNKGYNTDVIPSYPGSYSLDNIITVAATDSSDLRASFSNYGAKSVDVGAPGVNIYSTVTGNSYTYKRGTSMSGPYVSGLAGLILSLNSTLSATEVKKLIIDNVDPLASLSSTTVSGGRINAFKTLSAVPVPEKLPKAGFTADVTLGENPLSVSFTDLSTGDPDGWLWDFGDNTTSDERDPVKVFNKTGVYSVSLTVMNSAGTDNITKTDYINVTGKNAEIPYLKMPAGEIEPAGSGIFTVPAGNITDAVSLSFEIVYDSSVISVNNITLNTTVSDADLTVNITEGKAVAWFKSATPFTSGNETELFCFNISAAGEYGSNTTLQCLNATYTDNSFSTHNITSADGIISIIVKGDFNNNGVVDIGDVSKVAYMVAGKIPEDMTADFNGDGRVDIGDASKIAWYFVGKTAEL; encoded by the coding sequence ATGATGAATCCGGATACACCTGTAAAATTAATGTCCGGAAGTTATGCTGTAAAAGATGGGAATAAAATAAATGAATCAGTTAAGGCTGGTCAGAATTCAGAAAACCTGATTCGGGAAGAGAATATAATCAGAGACTATTCAGATGCCGGGATTCCAGGGCTTAAAGTAGTTAAAATTCCGGACAATTCATCTCTGGATGAAACCCTTGAAGTTTACAGCAATAACCCGGAAGTGCTGTACGCAGAACCAAATTATATTTATTATGCCCATGACATACCGGACGATCCGGATTTCGGGCAACTCTGGGGACTTCAAAATGACGGGCAGTATGTATATGGTGCATCAGGTACTCCCGGTGCAGATATTGATGCCTTAAATGCCTGGAATATCACCACAGGATCGGATGAAGTTGTTATCGCCGTAATTGACACCGGGGTTTTGCTCACCCATCCGGATCTTAAGGATAATATCTGGGAGAATCCGGGTGAGGTTATAGACGGCATTGACAATGACAATAACGGATATATTGACGATATTCACGGATGGGACTTTTATTCGGATGACAATGATCCGACTGATCTGAACGGTCACGGCTCACATTGTGCCGGAATTATCGCAGGTGTGGGGAATAATTCAATCGGCATTACAGGTGTTATGTGGGATGCAAAGATAATGCCGCTTCGTTTTCTCGGTGCAGACGGATCAGGCTCAACTGCGGATGCAATAGATGCTATAATTTATGCCCGGAATAACGGGGCAGATATAATCAGTAACTCCTGGGGTGGTGGCGGATATTCAGTTGCCCTTGAAGATGCCATCAGGGATTTTGCCGGCCCTGCGATCTGTTCTGCCGGAAATAAAGGATATAACACCGATGTAATACCATCATATCCGGGATCTTACAGTCTTGACAATATCATTACAGTTGCTGCAACTGACAGCAGTGACCTCAGAGCCTCATTTTCAAACTACGGAGCTAAATCTGTAGATGTCGGTGCTCCGGGTGTGAATATCTACAGTACTGTTACAGGCAATTCATATACATATAAGAGAGGAACTTCAATGTCAGGCCCCTATGTGTCCGGACTTGCAGGACTTATTCTCTCGTTAAACTCAACCCTTTCAGCAACTGAAGTTAAGAAACTTATAATAGACAATGTTGACCCGCTTGCATCCCTCTCATCGACAACAGTATCAGGCGGAAGGATTAATGCATTTAAAACCCTCTCTGCTGTCCCTGTCCCGGAAAAACTGCCCAAAGCCGGATTTACCGCAGATGTGACTTTAGGTGAAAATCCGCTGTCAGTCAGTTTTACAGATTTATCGACCGGAGATCCGGACGGGTGGCTCTGGGACTTTGGTGACAATACAACATCAGATGAAAGAGATCCTGTAAAGGTATTCAATAAAACCGGAGTTTATTCAGTCAGTCTGACAGTAATGAATTCAGCAGGTACTGACAATATTACAAAGACTGATTATATTAATGTAACCGGGAAGAATGCTGAAATTCCGTACCTGAAAATGCCGGCCGGAGAGATTGAGCCGGCCGGAAGCGGCATATTTACTGTCCCTGCCGGCAATATTACAGATGCAGTCAGTCTGTCCTTTGAGATTGTCTATGATTCATCTGTTATTTCTGTAAATAATATCACCTTAAATACCACAGTTTCGGATGCAGACCTTACAGTAAATATTACTGAAGGAAAGGCTGTTGCATGGTTTAAATCGGCTACGCCTTTCACATCCGGAAATGAGACCGAATTATTCTGTTTCAATATCAGTGCAGCAGGGGAATACGGGAGCAATACAACACTTCAATGCCTGAATGCGACATATACCGATAACTCATTCAGCACCCACAATATAACTTCAGCTGATGGCATAATCTCAATAATAGTCAAAGGTGACTTCAATAACAACGGAGTTGTTGATATCGGTGACGTCTCGAAGGTTGCCTATATGGTTGCCGGAAAAATCCCGGAGGATATGACAGCAGACTTTAATGGTGACGGCAGAGTCGATATTGGAGACGCATCAAAAATTGCCTGGTATTTTGTCGGAAAAACAGCTGAACTTTAG
- a CDS encoding AEC family transporter, with the protein MRHNLSSQMNFLTIIDSIVILFILMGVGYASYKSGIITRDGAHGLSSFLVNITLPSLIIVSMQIPLSSETFGRTMEMFAIAIIYYILSFAFAFTVPKYLTESDLEKGVYSFMLVFSNLGFMGIPVTAAIFGNGAVFYTSLVMLPFGILAFSVGILMLRPDMGRYFDPKLFLNSGIIASITGLIFFFTGFHIPAPFIDVLEILGSLTTPLAMVVTGSLLATMPASSMFKDFRIYAMTLFRLVIIPAVLYLILNPFVSDRLLLGIIVILAGMPVAANAVLLAEEYNVDSTAASKGVFISTLLCIFTIPLTAYFLL; encoded by the coding sequence TTGAGACATAATCTATCCTCACAGATGAATTTCCTGACAATAATTGACAGCATTGTAATTCTTTTCATACTGATGGGCGTTGGTTATGCATCGTATAAATCCGGAATTATTACCCGTGATGGTGCACACGGACTTTCATCATTTCTTGTAAATATCACACTTCCGTCACTCATTATTGTTTCAATGCAGATCCCACTGAGCAGTGAAACTTTTGGAAGAACAATGGAGATGTTTGCAATTGCAATTATCTATTATATTCTTTCATTTGCATTTGCATTCACTGTCCCAAAATACCTGACAGAAAGCGACCTTGAAAAAGGTGTGTACAGCTTCATGCTTGTATTTTCAAACCTTGGTTTTATGGGCATCCCTGTAACAGCAGCAATATTTGGCAATGGGGCCGTATTTTATACATCACTGGTCATGCTTCCGTTTGGGATACTTGCCTTCTCAGTCGGAATTCTGATGTTAAGACCGGATATGGGCAGATATTTTGATCCAAAACTCTTCTTAAATTCCGGCATTATTGCATCCATAACAGGACTGATCTTCTTCTTCACCGGATTTCATATCCCTGCACCATTCATTGATGTCCTTGAGATACTCGGATCACTGACAACCCCCCTTGCAATGGTTGTAACAGGATCACTTCTTGCCACAATGCCGGCATCTTCCATGTTTAAGGATTTCAGAATTTATGCGATGACATTATTCCGTCTGGTAATAATCCCCGCTGTCCTCTATCTGATACTAAATCCGTTTGTATCTGACAGACTGCTTCTTGGAATTATTGTAATTCTTGCAGGTATGCCCGTTGCGGCAAATGCAGTGCTGCTGGCAGAGGAGTACAATGTAGATTCAACTGCGGCCTCAAAAGGAGTTTTTATCTCAACACTGTTATGTATTTTTACAATTCCCCTTACGGCATATTTCCTGCTTTAG